From Candidatus Methylacidiphilales bacterium:
CCACTTCATTTTATGAGTACGCACATCCAAATCGATTTGCCCGATCTTCAGAGCCGGCTGCGCCAGCTCGGGAGGTTTCTTTGACCCGGCGAGCCTGAAAACCCGGCTGGCGGAGCTGGAATCCAAAATGGCCGAGCCCGGTTTCTGGGACCGCCGTGAAGAAGCCCAGAAAATCATGGAGGAAGCCAACCAGCTCCGTGACAAAACCAACCGCTTTACCGCCATCGAAAAACGGATCGGAGACCTGGCTGTTTTGCAGGAAATGGCGGCCGAGGAAGGTACTGACACCGCCGAGCACGAGTTCGAACAGGAATACGCCGCGACGGCGAGAGAGTTCGACGAGCTGGAAGTGCAATTCCTGTTGTCGGGCCCCCATGACGCGGCCAATGCCATCTTGAGCCTCCACGCCGGCGCGGGCGGGACCGAGGCCTGCGACTGGTCGAACATGCTGCTGCGGATGTTCCAGCGCTTCGGCGAGCGGAAAAAATTCAAGGTCAGCATTCTCGACATTCTGGCCGGTGAAGAAGCCGGGGTGAAGAGCGTGACCCTGATGATCGAGGGCCATAACGCCTACGGCTATCTGAAGGCCGAGACTGGTGTGCATAGACTTGTTAGAATATCGCCCTTCAACGCCGCGGGGAAGCGCCAGACTTCGTTTGCGTCGGTGGATGTGGTTGCGGAAATCGATGACGAGATCGAGATCGAGGTGGCCGACAAGGACATTCGCGTGGATGTGTATCGCGCCGGCGGGCATGGCGGGCAGGGGGTCAACACCACCGACTCGGCGGTTCGGATCACCCATATGCCGTCTGGCCTCGTGGTGACCTGCCAGAACGAGCGGTCGCAAATCAAAAACAAGGCGTCTGCGATGAAGGTTTTGAAATCGCGCCTGTATGAAATCGAGATGGATAAGAAACGGGCCGAGTTGGAAAAACATTATAGTGAAAAAGGCGAGATCGGCTGGGGCCGGCAGATCCGTTCCTATGTGCTGCAACCGTACCAGATGGTGAAGGATTTGAGGACCGGCGAGCAGACCAGCGATGTGCAGGACGTGCTGGATGGCGGGCTGGATGCGTTTATCAGCGCGTTTTTGAAGGGTAAAAAGCGTACGGACATTGACGATGACGACGTTGAATAACAAATTATTGGAAATTATCGAGCACAAGAAGACCGAGGTGGAAAAGCTCGTCCCGCATGCGGACGAGTTGCGCCGGCTGGCTTTTATGCGTGATGATTTCCGCGGTTTCCGCCGGGCGCTGTTCCAGCCCGGGGAGGCCACGTTGATTGCCGAGGTGAAAAAGGCCTCGCCCTCCGCGGGTGTGATTGCCCCGAATTTCAACCCGGTCGATGTGGCGCGCGAATATGAGGCAGCAGGGGCGCACGCGTTATCGGTCCTGACCGACGAGAAATTTTTCCAGGGTTCCCTTGAGCATTTGCGGGACATTCGCGAGCAGGTGGATTTGCCGTTGTTGCGGAAGGATTTCATCATCTCCGAACTGCAGATTTACGAAGCCGCCGTGTCCGGGGCTGACGCGATCCTGTTGATCGTGGCGGCGCTGGAACCCGACGCGCTCGTCCGGTTGTACAACCAG
This genomic window contains:
- the trpC gene encoding indole-3-glycerol phosphate synthase TrpC is translated as MTTLNNKLLEIIEHKKTEVEKLVPHADELRRLAFMRDDFRGFRRALFQPGEATLIAEVKKASPSAGVIAPNFNPVDVAREYEAAGAHALSVLTDEKFFQGSLEHLRDIREQVDLPLLRKDFIISELQIYEAAVSGADAILLIVAALEPDALVRLYNQAKDLQLDVLVEVHNMAEMDRAADLDADIIGINNRNLKTFEVSLGTTEELAPEIPADCLAVTESGIKTPEDVRYCRKQGVDCFLIGETLMRSGNVKQTVLELLNA
- the prfB gene encoding peptide chain release factor 2, giving the protein MCPIFRAGCASSGGFFDPASLKTRLAELESKMAEPGFWDRREEAQKIMEEANQLRDKTNRFTAIEKRIGDLAVLQEMAAEEGTDTAEHEFEQEYAATAREFDELEVQFLLSGPHDAANAILSLHAGAGGTEACDWSNMLLRMFQRFGERKKFKVSILDILAGEEAGVKSVTLMIEGHNAYGYLKAETGVHRLVRISPFNAAGKRQTSFASVDVVAEIDDEIEIEVADKDIRVDVYRAGGHGGQGVNTTDSAVRITHMPSGLVVTCQNERSQIKNKASAMKVLKSRLYEIEMDKKRAELEKHYSEKGEIGWGRQIRSYVLQPYQMVKDLRTGEQTSDVQDVLDGGLDAFISAFLKGKKRTDIDDDDVE